The nucleotide window tgaataaaggagactatgatggtatgagagcggaattgattaaagtggactgggaaaatagattaaagggtaagacggtacatgagcaaaggtgttcatttaaggagttattttacaactttcaaaaaatatatattccactgaggaaaaaaaggtgtaaaagaaatgacagccatccgtggctaagtaaagaaattaaggatagtatccgactaaaaacaaggacatataaggtagccaaacttagtgggaggatagaagattgggaagtcttcaaaagacagcaaaaagtaactaaaggattgattaagaaagggaagatagattatgaaaataaattagcaaaaaatataaaagcagatagcaagagtttctatagttatataaaaagaaaaatggtggctaaggcaaacgtaggtcccttagaggatgagaccgggaaattaatggtgggaaacatggagatggcaaaaatgctgaacaaatattttgtttcagtctttacggtagaggacactaagaatatcccaacactggacaaacagggggctctgggggggaggagcttaatacgattaaaatcactaaggaattggtactcagtaaattaatgggactcaaggcggataaatcccctggacctgatggcttacatcctagggtcttgagggaagtggcagtagggattgtggatgctttggtaataattttccaaaattctctggactcggcaaaggtcccggcagattggaaaactgctaatgtaacacccttatttaaaaagggtagtagcagaaggctggaaattatagaccagttagcctaacatctgtggtgggtaaaattttggagtctattattaaggagacagtagcggaacatttggataagcataatttaattggacaaagtcagcatagctttacgaaggggaagtaatgtctgacaaatttgcttgagttctttgaggacataacgtacagggtggataaaggggaaccagtggacgtagtgtatttagacttccagaaggcattcgacaaggtgccacataaaagattattgctcaagataaagaatcactggattgggggtaatattctggcatgggtggaggattggttatctaacaggaagcagagagttggaataaatggttcattctcggactggcaaccagtagccagtggtgttccgcaggggtcggtgctgggtccccaactctttacaatctatattaacgatttggaggaggagaccgagtgtaacacatcaaagtttgcagatgatacaaagatgggagggaaagtagagagtgagaaggacataaaaaacctacaaggggatatagacaggctgggtgagtgggcggagatttggcagatgcaatacaatattggaaaatgtgaggttatgcactttggcaggaaaaatcagagagcaagttattatcttaatggcgagaaactggaaagtactgcagttcaaagggatctgggggtcccagtgcaagaaaatcaaaaagttagtatgcaggtgcagcaggtgatcaagaaagccaacggaatgttggcttttattgctagggggatagaatataaaaacagggaggtattgctgcagttatataaggtattggtgagaccgcacctggaatactgcatacagttttggtctccatacttaagaaaagacacacttgctctcgaggcagtacaaagaaggttcactcggttaatcccggggatgaggggggccgatgtatgaggagaggttgagtagattgggactctactcattggagttcagaagaatgagaggcgatcttattgaaacatataagattgtgaaggggcttgatcgggtggatgcggtaaggatgttcccaaggatgggtgaaactagaactagggggcataatcttagaataaggggctgctctttcaaaactgagatgaggagaaacttcttcactcagagggtggtaggtctgtggaatttgctgccccaggatgctgtggaagctacatcattaaataaatttaaaacagaaatagacagtttcctagaagtaaagggaattaggggttacggggagcgggcaggaaattggacatgaatttagatttgaggttaggatcagatcagccatgatcttattgaatggcggagcaggctcgaggggccgattggcctactcctgctcctatttcttatgtacctgGAAAATGGAGCTTGCAGGAGCAGCAGTGCCACCTAGTGTTTGAAGGACTGAAAGGTAAGTATAATGGTAAGCATATACCTTCCAGCTTAAAACTACCTCACAGGGATTTTCTCCCTCCATTCTGGCCCCCACTTTTTTGTGGAACCTTAAGCTTGCCAGGATGCCGATCTTCACTTTTCCAGGGCTCTTCTGCTGTTTTAACTGCCCTGCCACGTTTTTGTGGTGCTGTCGTGCTCATCTCACTGTAGCACTGTTGGGATTTCACAGCCGGGCAATGGCTGGCATACCGGAGGAATCCCGCCCCTGGAAACTGGGCCAAAGTTCTGCCCTACCACAGGGAGTATAATCCCAGCCAtaatatattaaatatatatatgaTAAAACTTCCATTTTAAAGAAACACATAACTGAAATAGAGAAGTTACGACAcaatggagtactgtgcacagttctggtctccatattataaaaaggatatagaggcattggagaaggtggaaaaaagattcacaaggatgacaccagaactgagaggatatacttatcaggaaaggctaaacaggctggggcttttttctctagaaaagggaaggctgaggggtgacctgatagaggtctttaagataatgaaagggtttgatagggtagacatggagaaaatgtttccactttgggaatctaaaactagaggtcatcaatataagatagttattaataaatccaattgggaattcaggagaaacttctttacccaaagagtggtaagaatgtggaacgcactaccagaaggagtagttgaggcaaatagcatcgataCACTTAAGGGGAAGTtatataaacacatgagggagaaaggaatagaagggtatgctgatacggtagataaagtagggagggaggaggctcgtgaggagcataaacatcggcatagaccagttgggtcgaatggcctgtttctgtgctgcagacttgatgtaactcaatgtaaatgttaaaataattttaacagCTTCAACTATTATAACCAAGGTAAATTTAGGATCCAACATGAATTTTTCTAATGTCTTTTTGTTTTCTAATGCAGGTGCATGGGAGAATGATAGACTGTATCAGTAACATCATGTTTTGCACAATGTCATCATGCTGGCAACAGTTTCTGGGTCTGACTCTGATGGTTCTAATTACAAGATCAACAGTCAGCTGCCCACCTCGATGTGAATGTGTTGCCCAAATTAAATCAGTCGTCTGTCACAGGAAACGTCTGACTGCAATTCCAGAAGGTATTCCCATAGAAACAAAAATACTTGACCTGAGCAAAAATAGACTGAGATGCATCAGTTCTGGGGATTTAGCAACATTTCCCAGTTTGGAAGAAATTGATCTCAGTGAAAATATAATCACAAATGTTGAACCCGGAGCTTTTAACAATTTGTTCAACTTGCGATCCTTGCAGCTGCGCAGCAACCAGCTGAAACTGATTCCCACCGGTGTGTTCACAAGACTTACCAACTTAACACGTCTGGATCTTAGTGAAAACAAAATTGTGATTCTACTAGACTATATGTTTCAGGACTTAAGGAATTTGAAACATCTAGAAGTTGGGGACAATGACCTTGTTTATATCTCACAGCGGGCCTTTAGTGGGTTACTAGGCCTTGAACAGCTTACCATTGAGAAATGCAACCTGACCTCAATTTCTGCAGAATCACTTTCCTATCTCCAAAATCTGAGCACGCTTAGACTGCGTTACCTTAGTATCAGTTTTCTGGAAGAACAGAATTTTCGAAAACTGTATAACTTGAAAGAACTGGAGATTGATTACTGGCCACTTCTTGAGACCATTACTCCAACAACACTGTACGGTCTGAACCTCACATATCTTTCCATAACTAGTACAAACCTTTCTTCAGTACCTTTCGGAGCCTTCAGAAATTTGGTGTATCTCAAATTACTGAATCTGTCTTATAATCCTATAACTACCATTGAATCTGGCTCATTTCGTGATTTAATCCGACTTCAACAGTTGTACATGGTTAGTACTATGCTCACTACGAT belongs to Heptranchias perlo isolate sHepPer1 chromosome 29, sHepPer1.hap1, whole genome shotgun sequence and includes:
- the LOC137299481 gene encoding leucine-rich repeat and immunoglobulin-like domain-containing nogo receptor-interacting protein 2, translating into MIDCISNIMFCTMSSCWQQFLGLTLMVLITRSTVSCPPRCECVAQIKSVVCHRKRLTAIPEGIPIETKILDLSKNRLRCISSGDLATFPSLEEIDLSENIITNVEPGAFNNLFNLRSLQLRSNQLKLIPTGVFTRLTNLTRLDLSENKIVILLDYMFQDLRNLKHLEVGDNDLVYISQRAFSGLLGLEQLTIEKCNLTSISAESLSYLQNLSTLRLRYLSISFLEEQNFRKLYNLKELEIDYWPLLETITPTTLYGLNLTYLSITSTNLSSVPFGAFRNLVYLKLLNLSYNPITTIESGSFRDLIRLQQLYMVSTMLTTIEPHAFLGLKQLKVLNISNNFLVTLEENALQSVSNLAVLRLDNNPLSCDCRLLWLLQKRKTLSFDDNQPVCAAPADIRGSELKDFEDSALHDYFTCQKPKIRDRKPQHVTAGEGQTVYFTCRADGEPAPVIMWVSPQRRMITSKSIGRVTILPGGTLEIRFVQVQDSGTHICIASNAGGNDTSFAVLTVKGYPSDGALYANRTAYLTEFNDTAFNDTQVFLKFTLDLKTILVSTAMGCITFLGVVLFCFLLLFVWSRGKGQHKNNFSVEYSFRKVDGPTVSGGQGGARKFNMKMI